One window of Chlamydia sp. 04-14 genomic DNA carries:
- the rplC gene encoding 50S ribosomal protein L3 encodes MRSQLSLMGKKEGMIHVFDKDGNLVACSVISVGSNVVTQIKVDSTDGYNAVQMGTNEINVPEKTLEKRVNKPKLGHFKKSGSRVFGLLREVRLSEDAINEVSLGSEFGLEVLEDISSVDISGVSKGKGFQGVMKRFGFRGGPKTHGSGFHRHAGSIGMRSTPGRCFPGSKRPSHMGTVNVTVKNLEVVKIDLEKKVLLVKGAIPGPRGSVVVVRRSSRAKG; translated from the coding sequence ATGCGATCTCAGCTTAGCTTAATGGGAAAAAAGGAAGGCATGATTCATGTCTTTGACAAAGATGGAAATCTGGTTGCGTGTTCAGTAATTAGCGTGGGTTCCAATGTTGTTACTCAAATAAAAGTTGATTCAACTGATGGTTACAATGCTGTTCAGATGGGCACGAACGAAATCAATGTCCCAGAAAAGACATTAGAAAAACGTGTGAACAAACCTAAACTCGGCCATTTTAAGAAGTCGGGTTCTCGTGTTTTTGGTTTGTTAAGAGAGGTTCGTCTTTCTGAAGATGCTATCAATGAAGTTTCTTTAGGAAGCGAATTTGGTTTAGAAGTTCTTGAAGACATCTCTTCTGTAGATATTAGTGGTGTTTCTAAGGGTAAGGGATTTCAAGGGGTTATGAAGAGATTTGGGTTCCGTGGAGGTCCCAAAACTCACGGTTCTGGATTTCATCGTCATGCCGGTTCTATAGGAATGCGATCAACTCCTGGACGATGCTTCCCTGGAAGTAAGCGTCCTAGTCATATGGGTACTGTCAATGTAACCGTTAAGAATTTAGAAGTAGTAAAAATAGATTTAGAGAAAAAAGTATTACTAGTAAAGGGAGCCATCCCTGGTCCTAGAGGCTCTGTTGTTGTCGTGAGACGTTCTTCCAGAGCAAAAGGGTAA
- the lpxA gene encoding acyl-ACP--UDP-N-acetylglucosamine O-acyltransferase yields the protein MTNIHPTAIIEPGAKIGKNVVIEPYVVIKSTVTLCDDVVVKSYAYIDGHTTVGKGTTIWPSAMIGNKPQDLKYRGEKTYVTIGENCEIREFAIITSSTFEGTTVSIGNNCLIMPWAHVAHNCTIGSYVILSNHAQLAGHVTVEDYAIIGGMVGVHQFVRIGAHAMVGALSGVRRDIPPYTIGTGNPYQLGGINKVGLQRRQVSFDTRLALIKVFKKVYRSGDSFSESLLEAQEEYGHIPEVQNFIHFCQNPSKRGIERGADKDALQEENVEKEGALVES from the coding sequence ATGACGAACATTCACCCAACAGCAATTATCGAACCCGGGGCTAAAATCGGAAAGAATGTTGTTATTGAGCCGTATGTTGTTATCAAATCTACGGTGACCCTTTGTGATGATGTAGTTGTTAAATCATATGCTTATATTGATGGACACACTACTGTAGGCAAGGGAACAACGATATGGCCGTCCGCAATGATTGGTAATAAACCTCAGGATTTAAAATATCGTGGGGAGAAAACCTATGTTACTATAGGGGAAAATTGCGAGATTCGAGAATTTGCTATTATAACCTCATCTACTTTTGAAGGGACGACAGTTTCTATAGGAAATAATTGTCTTATCATGCCCTGGGCACATGTAGCTCATAACTGTACAATTGGAAGTTATGTGATTTTGAGTAACCACGCGCAATTAGCTGGTCATGTTACTGTAGAGGATTATGCAATTATTGGTGGAATGGTAGGTGTTCATCAATTTGTTCGTATTGGTGCACATGCTATGGTTGGGGCTTTAAGTGGTGTCCGAAGAGATATTCCTCCGTATACTATAGGCACTGGGAATCCATACCAATTAGGTGGGATCAATAAGGTTGGTTTACAAAGACGACAGGTTTCTTTTGATACGCGTTTAGCTTTGATTAAGGTGTTTAAAAAAGTTTACCGTTCTGGAGATAGCTTTTCTGAATCTTTATTAGAAGCTCAAGAAGAATACGGCCATATTCCTGAAGTTCAAAATTTCATTCATTTTTGTCAGAATCCGAGTAAGCGTGGGATAGAGCGTGGGGCTGACAAGGATGCTCTACAAGAGGAGAATGTGGAGAAGGAAGGAGCTCTTGTTGAGTCTTAA
- the fmt gene encoding methionyl-tRNA formyltransferase → MSLKVVYFGTPQFAATVLEDLLHHDVNVIGVVTRVDKPQKRSSQPIPSPVKTLALSKNIPLLQPEKASDPQFIEQLKAFEADVFIVVAYGAILRQVVLDIPKYGCYNLHAGLLPAYRGAAPIQRCIMDGVTQSGNTVIRMDAGMDTGDIAGISYVPVGPDMTAGELAEALAAQGGEILIKTLQQISNGTISHTPQDSSKASIAPKLSKEEGFVLWDRPADKVYAQIRGVTPSPGAWTLYSYQDKPEKRLVIRKASLVSNKGIYGNPGDIIVSDNQELLIACAEGAICLREIQPEGKGKMDSKTFLNGHSGHKLKLSFHITN, encoded by the coding sequence TTGAGTCTTAAGGTTGTTTATTTCGGCACTCCACAGTTTGCCGCTACAGTTTTGGAAGATTTATTACACCACGACGTTAATGTTATAGGTGTTGTTACTCGTGTGGATAAGCCTCAAAAACGTTCCTCACAACCTATTCCTTCTCCTGTTAAAACATTGGCCTTATCTAAGAATATTCCTCTTTTACAACCCGAAAAAGCCTCAGATCCGCAATTTATTGAACAGCTAAAAGCTTTTGAAGCTGATGTTTTTATTGTTGTTGCTTACGGAGCCATCTTACGTCAGGTAGTTTTAGATATCCCGAAATACGGTTGTTATAATTTGCACGCGGGTCTATTGCCGGCATATCGTGGTGCGGCCCCTATACAGCGTTGTATTATGGATGGCGTTACACAATCTGGAAATACTGTAATTCGCATGGATGCAGGCATGGATACCGGGGATATCGCTGGTATATCTTATGTCCCTGTAGGCCCCGATATGACAGCTGGAGAGCTTGCAGAAGCTTTAGCTGCTCAGGGGGGAGAAATTCTAATAAAAACTTTACAGCAGATCTCTAACGGAACAATTTCTCATACGCCTCAAGATTCGTCCAAGGCGTCGATAGCTCCTAAGCTATCCAAGGAAGAGGGGTTTGTTCTTTGGGATCGTCCTGCTGATAAGGTGTATGCTCAAATACGAGGTGTTACACCGTCTCCCGGCGCCTGGACGCTCTACTCTTATCAAGATAAACCAGAAAAACGTTTGGTTATTCGTAAGGCTTCTCTTGTCTCTAACAAGGGTATTTATGGCAATCCTGGGGATATTATCGTATCAGATAACCAAGAACTTCTTATCGCATGTGCTGAAGGGGCTATTTGTTTACGAGAAATCCAGCCTGAGGGCAAGGGGAAAATGGATTCAAAAACTTTTTTGAATGGACATTCTGGCCATAAATTAAAATTATCTTTTCACATAACTAATTAA
- a CDS encoding CT529 family inclusion membrane protein — protein sequence MASATPRVASLLMGGRNVFMQTAMQGARRGDAGNCIKQFFTNGNNHLARFVGSTKNLDKAFKFSKSVSEFSCGVIESSGHTGASLQVAKNVAGTLSTARSVVALANVFNGSIPGFVNSSRNCFNHIKKCFAPEAEYDLGNPERGLGYNKIYLTKSDHALAAIKEGCSAIGAATYITTFGVSRPILLANKLAHKPFLSTEAKAGLGNSVTYLMTANHAAGVIGGAASLLYENRAYKRASDGLLNARTTETMDPEVYNQVSQQLRESHFAAVKKTILGILEKAFELIADMFKLIPFPFAAPVRLAVTSGAVTISSGIGLYNVWSNS from the coding sequence ATGGCATCTGCAACACCACGTGTAGCTAGCCTGCTTATGGGCGGAAGAAACGTGTTTATGCAAACAGCAATGCAAGGGGCCAGGAGAGGCGACGCTGGCAATTGTATTAAGCAGTTTTTCACGAATGGAAATAACCATCTAGCGCGCTTTGTTGGTAGTACAAAAAACCTAGATAAAGCATTTAAATTTTCTAAATCGGTGTCTGAGTTTAGCTGCGGTGTTATAGAGAGTTCTGGACATACAGGAGCTTCTCTTCAAGTAGCTAAAAACGTGGCGGGGACTTTAAGCACAGCTAGATCTGTAGTAGCTTTAGCTAACGTGTTCAATGGTTCAATTCCCGGATTTGTGAATTCTTCTAGAAATTGCTTTAATCATATTAAGAAATGTTTTGCTCCAGAAGCTGAATATGATCTGGGCAATCCTGAGAGAGGCTTGGGTTACAACAAGATCTATCTCACTAAAAGTGACCACGCGTTGGCCGCGATTAAAGAGGGTTGTTCTGCAATTGGTGCGGCTACTTATATCACAACATTTGGTGTCAGCCGTCCGATACTCTTGGCAAACAAACTTGCTCATAAACCTTTCCTTTCTACAGAGGCGAAGGCGGGACTTGGCAACAGTGTAACGTATCTAATGACAGCAAACCATGCTGCAGGCGTTATCGGCGGAGCTGCATCTTTACTCTATGAAAACCGTGCGTATAAGCGTGCTTCTGACGGATTATTAAACGCTAGAACCACAGAGACGATGGATCCTGAAGTTTACAATCAGGTATCTCAACAGTTAAGAGAATCACACTTTGCAGCTGTTAAAAAGACAATACTTGGAATTTTAGAAAAAGCATTTGAATTAATCGCTGATATGTTCAAATTAATTCCTTTCCCATTTGCTGCTCCAGTTCGATTGGCTGTGACATCGGGAGCGGTTACAATTTCCAGTGGTATTGGTCTTTACAACGTCTGGTCCAATTCGTAA
- the fabZ gene encoding 3-hydroxyacyl-ACP dehydratase FabZ — MKEAPVIKLRELLNLLPHRYPFLLVDKVLSYDLEKRSIVAQKNVTINEPFFVGHFPEAPIMPGVLILESLAQAAGILLGLVLENDRNKRLALFLGIQKAKFRQAVRPGDILTLSAEFSLISSKGGKASARACVGSQVAAEGELSFALVDKESLD; from the coding sequence ATGAAAGAGGCGCCTGTAATTAAATTACGAGAATTATTAAACTTACTTCCACATCGTTATCCTTTTTTGCTTGTGGATAAGGTGTTGTCTTATGATTTAGAGAAACGATCCATTGTTGCACAAAAAAATGTAACGATAAACGAGCCTTTTTTTGTAGGGCATTTCCCTGAAGCACCCATTATGCCTGGAGTGTTAATATTAGAATCTTTAGCGCAAGCAGCTGGAATTTTGCTGGGCTTGGTTTTAGAAAACGACAGAAATAAAAGGTTGGCTTTGTTTTTGGGAATACAAAAAGCGAAGTTCCGTCAGGCAGTTAGGCCTGGCGATATTCTTACATTGAGCGCTGAATTTTCATTGATTTCGTCGAAGGGAGGAAAAGCTTCGGCACGAGCTTGTGTGGGTTCTCAGGTTGCTGCCGAGGGAGAATTGAGCTTTGCTCTTGTAGACAAGGAATCTTTAGATTAA
- the lpxC gene encoding UDP-3-O-acyl-N-acetylglucosamine deacetylase, with translation MLERAQRTLKREVRYSGVGIHFGKSATLTLEPAKENTGIVFCRSDLLGEHIPALLPHVCNTGRSTTLSSGDSVIATVEHLMAALRSSNIDNVIVRCSEEEIPIGDGSSHVFMQLIDDAGICIQNDKVPIARLSQPVYYQTQDTFLAAFPCDELKISYTLHYPQSPTIGTQYRSFVITEESFRKEIAPCRTFALYNELCFLMDRGLIRGGCLENAVVFKDDGVISLGQLRFSDEPVRHKILDLIGDLSLVGRPFVAHIVAVGSGHSSNIALGRKILEVLQP, from the coding sequence ATGTTAGAACGAGCTCAAAGAACGTTAAAGCGCGAAGTACGTTATTCAGGTGTAGGAATTCACTTTGGAAAATCAGCGACCTTAACTTTAGAACCTGCCAAAGAAAATACCGGCATAGTCTTTTGCCGTTCTGATCTTTTAGGAGAACATATTCCTGCACTCCTCCCTCATGTATGCAATACAGGTCGTAGTACTACATTATCTTCGGGCGATTCTGTTATTGCTACTGTTGAGCATCTTATGGCTGCTTTGCGTTCGAGTAATATTGACAATGTCATTGTTCGTTGTAGTGAAGAGGAAATTCCGATAGGGGATGGGAGTTCTCATGTTTTTATGCAGCTCATAGATGATGCTGGTATTTGTATACAGAATGATAAAGTTCCCATTGCGAGACTATCTCAGCCTGTGTACTATCAAACCCAAGATACTTTTCTGGCTGCATTTCCTTGCGACGAGTTAAAGATTTCTTACACTTTGCACTACCCTCAAAGTCCTACTATTGGAACGCAGTATCGTTCTTTCGTTATTACGGAAGAGTCTTTTCGAAAGGAGATTGCTCCTTGCAGAACATTTGCTCTATATAATGAACTCTGTTTTTTGATGGACAGGGGTTTGATTAGAGGGGGATGTTTAGAAAATGCTGTGGTTTTTAAAGATGACGGTGTTATCAGCCTTGGGCAATTACGATTTTCAGATGAGCCTGTACGGCATAAAATTTTAGATTTGATAGGGGATCTATCTTTGGTAGGCAGACCTTTTGTTGCTCATATTGTTGCTGTAGGATCAGGCCATTCCTCGAACATTGCCTTGGGTAGAAAGATTTTAGAAGTGCTACAACCCTAA